gtaaatcctttcccacattgagagcaggtgaacggcctctctccagtgtgaactcgctggtgtgactgcaggttgaatactcgagtaaatcctttcccacactgagagcaggggaatggcctctctccagtgtgaactcgctggtgtctccgcaggtcagATAatggagtaaatcccttcccacattgggagcagttgaatgacctcaccccagtgtgaactcgctgatgtgtctgcagggtggataaccaagtaaattccttcccacactgagagcaggtgaacggcctctgcccagtgtgaactcgctggtgcctccgcaggttggatacgtcagtaaatcccttcccacattgagagcaggtgaatggcctctccccagtgtgaactcgctgatgtgtctgcagggtggataaccgagtaaatcccttcccacacttggagcaggtgaatggcctctccccagtgtgaactcgctggtgagcctgcaggctggagaactgagtaaatcccttcccacattttgagcaggtgaacggcctctccccagtgtgactgcgttgatgaatctccagctgagatggggctctgaatcccttcccacagtcctcacatttccacggtttctccatgttttgggtctcctcacatctctccaggttggatgatcagtcaaaGCCTTGTCCACAACACGGGTATGGTCTCTCCCCACTCTGAATgttgtgatgtttttcaggctgtgtaactggttaaagctctttccacagtcagttcaccggaactctctcactcgggtgtgtgttgtgtgggtctcggtgctttttcagtcacactgatggttgaaataTTTTGCTGACAGTTCGGGGAAACATTTTTCCTTCTAGAttgaaaggccgatgatattcaggatccaaggaagggagtgactgtcagatcgagacgtgatgattgagatttctgtctgtaattccttctcatctaatatcctgtaaaaacaatttacaaaattcatcactgtcagtacaggatagaaactcagaacagacaattctagtttctatgaaaTATTATTTCCTCTattgttctccaaaagctgtaaatctccattccacacactctcccctccattcttactctgctgtatctaatattcaccctcctaattctcctgaaggtgctgattcaggctgactgataCATCCCAGCTTACAGCTTCCTGTCCAGGGGAtcataacaaatatgagctgcagtcggccattcggcccatcgaacctgaaccattcaatgggatcattggtcaatctacctcagcaccgttttcccacactatcccccatatcccccgacgtcttcaatatctagaaacctatcaatctgtatcttgaaaatacttgatgactgaagctccagaatcctctggggtagagaattccaaagcttcaccacatcctcgaataaagaaatccctcctcatctcagctttctctccattttcctgccagttccccataaccctgtggggggggggggggggcatgtgacactggcatgggagtagctgattttctgcaggttctggtgccactcacctataatctgtCACTTATCCTGATCGCCCGgcactcatctacctaatcctgaattcatatttgttatgtcctggaagacttcagggttcggtctggtaggattatgccagaaaaagtgaagaaatgcaccaataaaacagcgcaggtggattcagcggaaATGGAGcccccttttcaacatggcggcctgacactcgggaggtctctcgaccccgaGCTCTCCGGAGCTCTCTGGGAGGCGGCGAAAATGATGACTGCTGATattatccgtgttattgaccagaggcggagtgtgctgactcaatatctgtgagctcatgaggcccagctgcaaaacaccatgaagaggctcgatgatccggaggagagaatcctgaacgttcagcaagatgcctcctcaagaattcaatcctttgaaaacaagccgagtggctggcggaggtcctggaggacttggagaactgagggtcggagaaagaacatccgagtcgtcggcctgtcagaaggtgtggagggtaaggctcccgtcaATTCTTCGAGGACCAGAAGccatgttttctcaagctggatgtgaagcctgggtttttcaaattagaaagggtgcattgtatctctgaggctgagggatagttttcatcccaggcctgtaatcattcacttccacaactggaAAGATCGCCAGAAGGTCCTGGAGACTGGTACGGTGAGGTGGCGTCTGGCCCCAGGAGGGAGGGTGGATTCAGGActttcggcagcaacacaaacaAAGCATTCATGCTTCGATGAAGTTCAAAGGCAGCTCAATCctgtggggagtgaattacgtcaggctttatcgtgagacccgaaaaatggtatccaacaactccgtcaagtctttcagtaatccaactattgccttggccttcattaaatccatgaagggcaaggatctggagggatggtttgcagctcggactaactcaggttctaatccggactctttccctgtcatggtattcttttttaaaaatttagtgtacccaattcatttttattccaaggagcaatttagtgtggccaatccacctagcctgcacatttttgggttgtgggggcgaaacccacgcaaacatggggagaatgtgcaaactccacacggacagtgacccagagccgggattgaacctgggacctcagctccgtgaggctgcagggctaacccactgcgccaccgtgctgcccctgtcatgGTATTATTGTCTGAacttcagaatcacagaaatacacatagggacaggagtaggccattcagcccctcgagactgtcctgccatttagtgagatcatggcctatctgtgacctaactccatatctctgaatatctttgcttaacaaaactctacCTCAGATTTAATCTTAACAACTGATCGAGCTTCacgtgctgtttgtgggagagagttccaaacctctaccaccctgtgtgtgaagaagttcttcctaacatctctactGAATGGTCTAGCCCGAATTTTTCGACAATGATCCCtacttttagaatctccaaccagtggaaatagtttgtctttatctaccctgtcttttcctgttaatatcataaatacttcaatcagatcacaccgtaaccttctaaattctaccgAACGCAGGCCTAATTTGTGGTTGAAACTTTGGGTCAGAGCCGCTGCAatctctccctcgcctcccacagcatcctgggacacaattcacccagacctagtaatctaataatcttatgggcggcatggtggcacagtggttagcactgttgcttcacagcaccagacacctgggtttgattcccggcttcggaatctgcatgttctccccgtgtctgcatgggtttcctccaggtgctccggtttcctcccacaagtcccgaacgttgagcttgttaggtcaattggacattctgaattctcactctgtgtacccgaacacgcgccgtagtgtggcgactaggggattttcacagtaacttcattgcagtgttaatgtaagcctacttgtgacaataataaagattattatgaatgggccaaagggcctctattTGTGCTGTAAAGAGAGGGAATGAATGAGAAGGActttatagagaaactgccaaagccacaacattcaccagctctgaggacacaccttagctccctttccaatctgaaagcagcctgagctggatttacattccccttaattgatcattgctgggtgataatcctgtacttcctcacctcacaccactgtgacagcaccttcactacacagactgcagcaactgaccaaacatcaccttcccagttattcctgaaggcaccgccttcccaacctggccccttgcctgaggtgcggtgatcctcaggtcacatcaccgccggtcagctctctctcccgggaccaggccctggttcacagccgccatcttggggaagcagagcgcatgcgctggcgtctcgGTGATGCAACAGCTGATGGGCGGAacctgaaggtttctgttcccagGCGGGTCCTAGTGCCCGGCGAAGATTCGAGTTCAACAGTTTTTCACCCA
This portion of the Scyliorhinus torazame isolate Kashiwa2021f chromosome 5, sScyTor2.1, whole genome shotgun sequence genome encodes:
- the LOC140418772 gene encoding uncharacterized protein; its protein translation is MEKPWKCEDCGKGFRAPSQLEIHQRSHTGERPFTCSKCGKGFTQFSSLQAHQRVHTGERPFTCSKCGKGFTRLSTLQTHQRVHTGERPFTCSQCGKGFTDVSNLRRHQRVHTGQRPFTCSQCGKEFTWLSTLQTHQRVHTGVRSFNCSQCGKGFTPLSDLRRHQRVHTGERPFPCSQCGKGFTRVFNLQSHQRVHTGERPFTCSQCGKGFTDVSNLRRHQRVHTGQRPFTCFQCGKGFTRVFNLQSHQRVHTGERPFTCSQCGKGFTDVANLRRHQRVHTGQRPFTCSQCGKGFSQVSNLQSHQRVHTGERPFTCSQCGKGFTDVSNLRRHQGVHTGQRPFTCSQCGKGFTQLSHLRRHQRVHTGERPSTSQCETGLHVSPHLL